The following proteins come from a genomic window of Rhizobium sp. 007:
- a CDS encoding PIG-L deacetylase family protein, translated as MGGSRLLSDVFGRTLVIAPHADDEVLGAGGTIARLASEGAEVRIVIVTEGKPPHYASEAVSRVREEARRAHAILGVGRTDWMGFPAAGLAETAVSDLNRSLFEIVSAYCPQTLLLPFVGDMHVDHQIVFTSALVAARPHQEQYPRLILAYETLSETNWNAAYVTPSFIPHVFIDIEEHLETKLEAMSAFQSQLRPTPHERAIETLRALATLRGATVFSQAAEAFVMVRQVL; from the coding sequence ATAGGCGGCTCACGCTTGTTGAGCGACGTCTTCGGTAGGACGCTTGTCATCGCCCCCCATGCGGACGACGAGGTCCTCGGGGCAGGTGGTACAATTGCACGGCTCGCTTCGGAGGGAGCCGAAGTTCGGATCGTCATCGTAACCGAGGGTAAGCCGCCGCATTACGCATCCGAGGCCGTATCTCGCGTGAGGGAAGAGGCGCGCCGGGCGCACGCAATCCTTGGTGTCGGCAGAACCGATTGGATGGGTTTCCCTGCAGCCGGCTTGGCCGAGACGGCCGTCTCCGATTTGAACCGCTCCTTGTTCGAAATCGTGTCGGCATATTGCCCGCAAACGCTTCTCCTCCCTTTCGTCGGAGACATGCATGTCGACCATCAGATCGTCTTCACGTCTGCGCTCGTGGCGGCAAGACCTCATCAGGAGCAATATCCGAGATTGATTCTGGCATATGAGACGCTCTCGGAGACGAATTGGAACGCGGCCTATGTGACGCCCAGTTTCATTCCACACGTCTTCATCGACATCGAGGAGCATCTCGAAACCAAATTGGAAGCGATGTCGGCTTTTCAATCGCAGCTCCGGCCAACCCCACATGAGCGCGCTATCGAAACCTTGAGGGCGCTGGCGACGTTGCGCGGCGCAACCGTCTTCAGTCAAGCAGCGGAAGCCTTCGTGATGGTTCGTCAGGTTCTGTGA
- a CDS encoding polysaccharide biosynthesis/export family protein, with translation MSGERNASRRAIWVAIAMLVAAATDTRSEVYQLQPGDVVNFDFLDDALLPVLLTIDADGAAQFPLVGGVEIGGLSVNQALEKLRTEYKNRQILVDPKIALNIATYKPVFVLGEVKNPGSFPFYPGLTVEQAVGLAGGTLTAASSAADKIMTRARLRGAMDGAEVEIVHEAIYAARLAAQLRGAETIDLQDAPESARPYLERTSLKSVLEIEEKILKTDLITTQAQVEILTQGIAETEAGLKILAQLETEQKGVVEMNERDLERVTALRKRELNTETEIARVKNTTSNEKTQLLEIYAEMSRSRRELGNLKLELSKLQADREKDILLKLQEREAAIKKLESTRQSAEEQFYLIASVAAERNRDQISFTYEVRRPKSGVNTVIDGAPFTELLPGDVVAVSIAGM, from the coding sequence ATGTCCGGCGAACGCAATGCTTCTCGCCGGGCTATTTGGGTCGCCATTGCAATGCTTGTTGCGGCCGCGACTGATACGCGATCAGAGGTTTACCAGCTGCAGCCCGGAGACGTCGTCAATTTTGATTTTCTTGACGACGCCCTACTGCCAGTTCTGTTGACAATTGATGCGGATGGGGCTGCGCAGTTTCCCTTGGTCGGTGGCGTTGAGATCGGAGGGCTCAGTGTTAACCAGGCGCTGGAAAAATTGCGGACCGAATACAAGAATCGGCAGATATTGGTCGATCCTAAAATTGCTTTGAACATAGCGACCTACAAGCCGGTTTTTGTTCTGGGCGAGGTCAAAAACCCCGGATCCTTTCCCTTTTATCCGGGCTTGACGGTCGAACAGGCTGTCGGCCTTGCAGGTGGAACTTTGACGGCCGCGTCGAGTGCGGCTGACAAGATCATGACCCGCGCGAGGTTACGTGGGGCGATGGATGGCGCCGAGGTGGAAATCGTCCATGAGGCGATTTATGCAGCGCGGTTGGCGGCCCAGCTACGTGGGGCCGAAACCATCGACTTGCAAGACGCTCCAGAAAGCGCGCGCCCCTATCTCGAAAGAACATCTCTCAAGAGCGTACTCGAAATCGAGGAGAAGATCCTGAAGACCGATCTGATCACCACACAGGCTCAAGTCGAGATTCTGACGCAGGGGATTGCCGAAACAGAGGCAGGTTTGAAGATTCTCGCTCAGCTTGAAACAGAACAAAAAGGCGTCGTCGAGATGAACGAGCGAGATCTTGAACGTGTGACCGCGCTACGCAAACGCGAACTGAATACGGAGACCGAGATCGCGCGGGTCAAGAATACGACTTCGAATGAGAAAACGCAGCTTCTGGAGATATACGCGGAGATGTCCCGGTCGAGACGCGAACTCGGTAATCTCAAGCTGGAACTCTCGAAACTGCAGGCAGATCGGGAGAAAGACATATTGCTGAAGCTCCAGGAGCGCGAAGCGGCGATCAAGAAGCTCGAATCCACGCGCCAATCGGCCGAAGAGCAATTCTATCTCATTGCTTCGGTAGCCGCGGAAAGAAATCGCGACCAGATCTCCTTCACTTACGAGGTTCGCCGCCCCAAGAGCGGGGTCAATACCGTGATCGATGGTGCGCCATTCACGGAGTTGCTTCCGGGGGATGTCGTCGCCGTCTCGATCGCGGGCATGTAA
- a CDS encoding DegT/DnrJ/EryC1/StrS aminotransferase family protein, whose amino-acid sequence MAHWPVFDEEQVEAVASMLRTGRVNAWTGPYVAQFEEAYTALLGVEHAIAVTNGTAALELALFALGLRAGDEVIVTPRSFVASAACVPFCGGVPVFADIDQDSQNLTTAAIAEKVSSRTKGIIAVHLAGWPCDMPEIMAFARERGLWVIEDCAQAHGAEIDGKPVGSFGDIAAFSFCQDKIITTGGEGGLIAMNDTALWKKAWSRRDHGKSYDAVQQKSVRSGFRWLHESVGTNLRMMSYQAVLGLCQLARLKEWQAARERNAHILIAATADLDALRTPVPRDGIRHAYYRFYTFVRPDRLKMGHDRDQILVSLNTAGVSCFAGSCSEIYLEKAFANLAQPAGRLPVAQKLGETSLALLVDPSLTEEAVHQNARALREAVLAATDSARNST is encoded by the coding sequence ATGGCGCACTGGCCCGTTTTTGATGAAGAGCAGGTCGAAGCGGTCGCTTCCATGCTTCGGACCGGTCGGGTCAATGCCTGGACAGGTCCCTATGTCGCGCAGTTCGAAGAAGCGTACACCGCCTTGCTCGGGGTCGAACACGCCATCGCCGTCACAAATGGAACCGCTGCTCTCGAACTCGCACTGTTCGCGCTCGGCTTACGCGCTGGGGACGAAGTTATCGTGACCCCACGCAGTTTCGTCGCATCTGCTGCTTGCGTACCCTTTTGCGGGGGAGTGCCGGTCTTTGCAGATATCGATCAGGACAGCCAGAATCTCACGACAGCCGCGATAGCAGAGAAGGTTTCATCAAGGACCAAAGGCATCATCGCCGTCCACCTTGCAGGATGGCCATGCGACATGCCTGAGATCATGGCTTTTGCCCGCGAGAGAGGTTTGTGGGTCATTGAAGATTGCGCCCAAGCGCATGGCGCGGAAATTGACGGGAAGCCGGTCGGGTCGTTCGGCGATATTGCGGCCTTTTCGTTCTGCCAGGATAAGATCATCACCACAGGCGGCGAAGGCGGCCTCATTGCGATGAACGATACAGCACTTTGGAAGAAAGCATGGAGCAGAAGGGATCATGGAAAATCATATGATGCCGTTCAGCAAAAGTCGGTTCGAAGCGGTTTTCGATGGCTTCACGAGTCCGTCGGCACCAACTTGCGGATGATGTCGTATCAGGCGGTGCTTGGCCTCTGCCAACTCGCCCGGCTAAAGGAGTGGCAAGCGGCAAGAGAAAGAAACGCGCACATTCTTATCGCAGCGACTGCCGACCTCGACGCTCTTCGAACACCCGTGCCGCGTGATGGCATTCGCCATGCATATTACCGCTTTTATACGTTTGTTCGTCCAGATCGACTGAAGATGGGCCACGATCGCGACCAGATTCTGGTGAGCCTGAATACCGCAGGCGTTTCCTGCTTTGCCGGAAGCTGCTCAGAGATCTACCTCGAAAAAGCATTCGCTAACCTGGCGCAACCGGCGGGAAGATTGCCTGTCGCGCAAAAACTCGGCGAAACGAGCCTGGCTCTCCTCGTCGATCCCAGCTTGACCGAAGAGGCAGTCCATCAAAATGCCAGAGCGCTGCGGGAAGCGGTCCTTGCTGCAACCGATAGCGCCAGAAACTCGACGTAA
- a CDS encoding UDP-N-acetylglucosamine 1-carboxyvinyltransferase: MLIETKAELGAYQPFSQTYSERQVSRYRVHASRLEGEVLVSGAKNSVLRLLAASLLTSGKIEISNYPTMLLDAQVHLGMLEALGKHCIVEGETAYIEEIVPPPSELVWRGRSIRNTLLILGALTARTGRGSVPLPGGCKLGERKHDLHVMLLEALGATVTETDTNLEAYAPQGLTGADIRLPIRSTGATENALLCGALARGVTTVWNPHIRPEIIDLISMLRTMGSKIKVFGQERIEIEGREGLTGVRHRVIGDNMEALTWLVGACITNGDVEIHGFPLSDLEVPLIHLKESGARVYTGQESIIVRGGNCYPVEISTGAYPGINSDMQPLFAAFGAMSRGESKIIDLRFPGRYLYAEEMGLMGLDYSIEDNLLRIRGGTKLRGAEVTARDLRAGIALTLAGLVADGETIVRDAWQIERGYDRFIEKVTSLGGDVLAE; encoded by the coding sequence ATGCTCATTGAAACCAAAGCTGAGTTGGGAGCGTATCAGCCATTTTCTCAAACATACAGCGAACGGCAAGTGTCGAGATATCGCGTCCATGCGTCCCGCCTCGAAGGGGAAGTCTTAGTAAGTGGAGCGAAGAATAGTGTCTTGCGTCTTCTCGCAGCCTCGCTGCTGACATCTGGTAAAATCGAGATCTCGAACTATCCCACGATGCTCTTGGACGCTCAGGTTCATCTTGGGATGCTGGAGGCGCTTGGAAAGCATTGCATTGTCGAAGGCGAGACGGCCTATATCGAGGAAATTGTCCCCCCGCCGTCGGAGTTGGTGTGGAGGGGCCGCTCAATTCGCAACACACTCTTGATATTGGGTGCCCTAACGGCTCGTACCGGGAGGGGCTCTGTGCCGTTGCCGGGTGGCTGCAAACTCGGCGAACGAAAGCATGACCTGCATGTTATGCTTTTGGAAGCACTTGGTGCGACCGTTACAGAAACAGACACCAATCTCGAAGCCTATGCACCGCAAGGCCTGACAGGCGCCGACATCCGTTTGCCGATCCGCTCAACCGGCGCTACCGAGAACGCTCTTTTGTGCGGCGCATTGGCCCGCGGTGTTACGACCGTTTGGAACCCGCATATCCGTCCTGAAATAATCGATCTGATCTCCATGCTTCGAACGATGGGCTCGAAGATCAAGGTGTTCGGTCAGGAGCGCATCGAGATTGAAGGTCGAGAAGGGCTCACAGGTGTTCGACATAGGGTCATTGGCGATAACATGGAAGCTCTAACGTGGTTGGTCGGGGCGTGTATCACCAACGGCGACGTTGAGATCCATGGCTTTCCGCTATCGGACTTGGAAGTTCCCCTCATACACCTCAAGGAAAGCGGCGCGCGTGTTTATACCGGTCAAGAGAGCATAATCGTTCGCGGCGGCAACTGTTATCCTGTGGAGATCAGTACGGGCGCCTATCCAGGAATAAATTCGGACATGCAGCCCCTCTTTGCAGCGTTCGGCGCCATGTCACGCGGAGAGAGCAAGATAATTGATTTGCGCTTTCCGGGACGATACCTCTACGCGGAAGAGATGGGTTTGATGGGACTTGACTATTCCATCGAGGATAATCTGCTACGCATTCGCGGCGGCACCAAGTTGCGTGGCGCCGAAGTTACAGCACGTGATCTTCGCGCAGGCATCGCCCTGACGTTGGCCGGTCTCGTCGCCGACGGAGAGACGATCGTGCGCGATGCCTGGCAAATAGAACGTGGTTACGATCGATTCATCGAGAAAGTTACATCGCTGGGTGGGGACGTCCTCGCCGAATGA
- the murB gene encoding UDP-N-acetylmuramate dehydrogenase, translating into MALLVTVELTVNTPKISSKNVSSLLGNIKNVEISSHVPLKYVGRWQIGGPADVVVEPLDARAVSEVLKCLGTEKVPFLVIGDGTNLLFDDAGFRGVVLRIGRRMSQIAINRTHVVAQAGIWTPVFARKVGCAGLTGAEHTVGIPGTLGGLVVMNGGSQRKGIGSNLVSATVVDIDGKVKMLDRNACEFSYRKSNLQRPDLVLLEASFEFATANKAEVRRRMIEIMVSRRKKFPLRLPNCGSVFLSDPKMYDVVGPPGKAIEDAGLRGRRIGGAQIAPGHGNFIVNLGGATSSDVLGLIDLIRRTIFERSGFLMDCEVRHVRPDGLLQPAHLSVQSGKWN; encoded by the coding sequence ATGGCGCTGTTGGTCACCGTGGAACTGACTGTGAACACTCCGAAGATATCAAGCAAGAATGTTTCGTCGCTTCTCGGGAACATCAAGAATGTTGAGATTTCATCTCATGTCCCGCTGAAGTATGTCGGGCGATGGCAAATCGGCGGGCCGGCTGACGTCGTGGTTGAACCGCTCGATGCGCGCGCGGTCAGCGAGGTTTTGAAGTGCCTCGGTACGGAGAAAGTGCCATTCTTGGTGATTGGCGATGGCACGAACCTTCTCTTTGATGATGCAGGTTTTCGTGGTGTTGTTCTGCGGATCGGCCGAAGAATGTCGCAGATTGCAATCAACCGTACACACGTCGTCGCTCAAGCCGGAATCTGGACGCCTGTTTTTGCGCGAAAAGTCGGATGTGCGGGATTGACAGGTGCGGAGCACACGGTGGGAATTCCTGGAACGCTGGGCGGCCTGGTTGTTATGAACGGTGGCAGCCAGAGAAAGGGGATCGGCAGCAACCTTGTAAGCGCAACCGTCGTCGACATTGATGGCAAGGTGAAAATGTTGGATCGAAACGCATGTGAATTCTCATATAGAAAATCCAACCTGCAGCGGCCGGACCTGGTTCTCTTGGAAGCATCTTTTGAGTTTGCCACGGCTAACAAGGCGGAGGTGCGAAGGAGGATGATTGAAATTATGGTGTCGAGACGAAAGAAATTCCCCCTTCGCCTCCCAAACTGCGGCTCCGTTTTCCTCAGTGACCCCAAGATGTATGACGTGGTAGGTCCCCCCGGAAAAGCGATCGAGGATGCTGGCTTGCGGGGACGTCGCATAGGTGGAGCTCAGATTGCCCCCGGTCATGGTAACTTTATCGTTAACCTCGGCGGTGCAACGAGCTCGGATGTGCTGGGCCTGATCGATTTAATAAGAAGGACGATTTTTGAACGAAGCGGCTTTTTAATGGATTGCGAAGTTCGTCACGTTCGTCCCGACGGATTGCTCCAACCAGCTCATCTTTCGGTTCAATCAGGAAAGTGGAATTGA